The DNA segment ATGAGTCGGGAAAGTCCAAGAAGGTGAGGACGCGTCAGAAAGTCGTCAGGTTAAATGTTTATCCACAGGATGGttataataaacaaacactCTGACGTGTTGTATCCTCACACTTGTGTGTCTTTGCTGGTTAAATCAACacagtgtgattgtgtttagTTGAAGGTGAGCCGAGCCGCCAGGTGAGCCAGGTTACCTGCTGGAACAGTGAAAGTCCGCTCAGCCCTGATTTCTCTACCGAGCTGCAGGAAATAGTCGGATCCCGTAAAGCTaccaacacaacaacagaatcAAAAAGACTTTGCTTCAACAAAAGTTACATGAAATGGAATCAAGTTCACGTCTGTTTATATCAGTCAACCAAACTTTAACCTTTGGTATCACTTGTAGTCTCTCAGGTGTCTTTGACTCTTAACTTGATTTTAACCTTTAACTTTTTACCATTTTAACTGATTTTAAAGCTGGGTTTTACtttaactattttattttttaactatattacttttatttatctaGGTGTCTAGAAAGGTGCCATGtcataaaaatgtgttgttattttttacaatttgttgttattattcacTAAGAAATAGTAGCTGGAATTAAGTCACTACAAATTTAAAAGTAGCCGCAAGTGTTACACCAAGAATTCTGCTTATGTAAAAGGTACAGGAAAAAAATGGAGTTGAAAGTCTGCACTTATTATTTCCATAACAACAACCAGTCTGCCAAAGCTTAAATATCatttcctggtctctctcttttccaccaCTGCACTCCCCTCGCTCATTCttctccgctcaccccaaccAGTCCAGGCTGACGATGGTCCACATTGATTCTGGTTCTGCCAGAAGAAGTTTCCTGTTAAAGGGATcacttctctccacagtcactaATGTGCTCACTCTTTGTGGGAACTGTTCGGTTTCTCCATCATTTTTTAGCAtaaaagtgccttgagataatgtattttatgatttgacgctgtacaaatatatttgatttgaattgaataatGTATGTTCATATTTAGAACtatacaaatagaataaaataatattattatgttgTACGGGCCTACTATTTTATTACCAGATCCTTTTACAGATGCATGTTAGAGCTGCAACATGAGtcaactagaatgtcactcagtagagttcataccaaggcccaacagtctccttatgagACCACATcttaattcactagatccagattttaatgTGGATCTGCACGAAATTGCACATAAATTGATCATTTGACACGTGACAGCAGGAAAAAAGGAAGTAAACAAGtgtaaataaggaaataaatgcAGCTTCACTTTCAGGCTCCTTTTATTGTGATTACTGAGAcacttaaatacaaacagagcCATGTTGATGCGAGGACCTGTGATTTTTCTACACTGCTccaaaaaattaagggaacacttaaatcacacatcagttcttgatgaacgaattattcaagttgaaaatctttactgtaCATTGTAtcatttgttgagaacaaaatgacgtTACAatggtcaatggaaaccaaaatcatcaacccattgagggctggattcaaaaccacaccgaAATCAAAGTAAACAATTGAAATCGGaggctgatccaacttgtgTGACTTTTATCACAGCAACTCATAAAGTGACTCAGTACTGTGTATGGCCCCCAtgtgcctgtatgcactcctGACAACATCTGgtcatgctcctgatgagtcggcAGATGTTGTCCTGGtgtctcctcccagacctggatcagggcatcagtgagctcctgcacAGTCTTTGGCAGTACTTGGCGGTGTCGGATGCACCGATACATAAAgtcccataggtgctcaattggatttaggtcaggggaacgtgAGGACCACTCAATAGCACAAATGCCTTagtcatccaggaactgcctaaTCTCTCCGGCCACATGAAgccgggcattgtcctgcaccaggaggaacccagggcccactgcaccagcgtaaGGTCTGAGGATcactctgaggatttcatcccaGTACCcaacagcagtcagggtaccgttggctatgacatggaggtctgtgcgatCCACCAAGAACATGCCTCCCCAGAACATCACTGACCCACTGCCAAACCGGTCAGGCTTGATGATGTTATAGGCAGCACAACATTGCCCACAgcttctccagactctttcaaGCCTGTCACTTGTGGCActctgctcagtgtgaacctgctgtGAACCGGCTgacctgccaattctggtgttctccGGCAAAAGCCAATCGAGCTGAACAGTGCggtgagcacaggtcccactggAGGTCGTCGGGCCCTCATGCCGCCCTCATgcagtctgtttctgacagtttggtcagagaCATGCACAccagcctgctggaggtcattttttAAGACTCGGGCAGTGCTCCTCTTGTTCCTGCttgcacaaaggagcagatactggTCATGCGTGAAATTGATTCACgatcacttgtgcttcctaaatggacagattgatatccctgaagtttaaaTGACTTAGTGCTATACTCTGATGATTAAGTCCCTCTCATTTCTTTGAGCAGTGTAGtatgaaaagtcaaaatgttCTGCTGTGAAAAGGTCTTTTAAACCCCAACCCTCTCTTTACTTGGAGATGCCCTGTTGCCATGCTTTTATTACAAGaaaggtttattttatatatatttgtgttcatGGTCAACACTAGAATGGCGAAttcacacctccgccaaggtccaacaatATCCAAAATGCCCGTACCGAATTCTTTTGGTTCAGATACATTTACTGTTACACCCCTACAGTCTGTGGAGATGGTTCTGTGTAGTGTGATCTGATTGTGTTGTTCCTGgtaaaaacaaacctgaaatCTGAagctctgtgtctcctcctgctgGAGACATTATGTTACTGTATGATGATGCAAACTTTTAAAGaataacataataaaactgttaataATGAGAATCAAAATATGACTGTAATGATCGTTACAActcaagatgtgttttttttactccaacATTGTTTCAGTCCTTATTCTTGAACcattaatttaaattcacttccTTACATGGTAAACTGAGAAACAAACTTTTTAATGTTATGTTTAAAGAGAGATCTGTACCAGAGTATTCGTTGAGATTGTTAGTTTACATTCAGTTTTACCTGATTCACCTTCTTCTACACATTGTGAAGAGCAgtttaaagctttgtttatctgtttaagTTATAATTCCTCATTGGTCTCTGCACTCTGAATATATTAGACCAAATCAAAGAAACCTGTATGTTTTTGAAAGGACTTAAACTCTTGacttaaatgtcaaatattgTCTTCATAAAtagttattgttttcattttctgtgtccTGTTTGCAGCTCTTCAGAGTGGAAGTCTTGTTTAATGAGAGGAAACATTATGTGCTCAGAAGAAGCAGCGAATTCCAGACTCTGCACAGAAAAGTATGTACATGCAACAGTTAGCACAGTGTTTCTGAATGATTCTAATGTATGTATTAGATGTTgcataaaaaaggaaaagtttacATTGATTTAGTGGATTTAAAATCCTAAGGAAGCTTTATTTTGCCTCCTACATTTGTAAATATAGGTGGTGGGGATTTAAACAAGATATGGAGTGTTCAGAATTTTGATGATGTTCATATTCCTCCCCCAAATATTGCAACCACCATGATTTGGATTTACAGTAAATAACTCTGTTGTTTTAGGAAGGAGGCGCAAAGTATTTTGGGagtcaatgtaaaaaaaatgaaaaaaatcactgGTGTATGTGACAACATGCAGAATGGACAAATAAGCTGTAACGTAATTTAATCATTTCAACCATTTGATTTGAAGGTTCTTGTCCTTGTGGTTTTCCGCAGCTCAAGAAGATCATTCAGACTCCGGACTTCCCGAGCAAGAGGAACCCTCACCTGAGGACCAAACctgtggagcagaggaggcaggagcTGGAAGATTACGTCCAGGTAAAACATCCACGTGTCCATGCAGTCAGGTGGGATCTCCTTCAGGTGCAAGGAGCCTCTGCACTGCTGCAGTGTGGCTTTGTGATGTTATATAGCTGAGAGTGTTTTTGACTtcatttaaagatataatatgtttCAATTCTTTATGAAAATCTCAGAAAATGACTAGAcctttgttatatattttgttgacactaattcaaggtaacaggacatttcattttggtcgccttttaattgtgtAATATCCACTTAACCCCTAGCTCTGTCcatctctgctataacttcaaACGTCTATGACGAAAGGAAAAGCACGTTTTTTTCTTAACCTAAACTTTAATACGTTACCTaatctgtgaacatgatttgtgcctGAATggcgtcaggtagattttcttctgcaatggtggtgaagacgaccactcccatgatcccacgctgcttcacaacatcatcaaactgagtgttattgttttgattgagagacccctagtggccgaagttacataATGTTAAGTGAGCAAGCGACTTCATGTATATCAATGGCTAACTCATGTAAATGCAGTTATGTGTGATCAAGTTTTTATTCAAATCTGCAGAGTTAGCAGCTGGAGTCTGGCTTCAGAAGGTCAGGAAGGTTTTTACAATGTTTAGTAATGCTTTATTTTTACAAGCCCCATATATTCCAGCATATGTCCTGGAAATCTACATAGACAACGGGTTCTGAGTGTGCTATCTTTCTACAGCAGCCCAGAAGGGACAAACCACACACTGGCTCCAGAGAGGGCTGCACACACTTGTATTTCTttagggggtggggggtgagggATTAGAAAATTACTTTggatattttaaaatatattgattgaCCTTAAAAGTTATAGAATTCTTCTGCGACACATCAGTTATACTTACAAACCTAATTTCCACAGACCGGAcctgcaaaataaaatcatttgcacattttcaataaaaaaaaatcaggaatATCTTCTTAGGAATTCCTAGAAAATACATgaaatttttttcatttaaaaaggaacTTAAACTTGGCCGGGCTCAGTTGTAATGTTTGTGTACCaactaaatattttataatatttgactTTAATCAGAATCATCACTCACTGATAATATTTACTCATAAACCTTTGAGAAGACAAGCTTCAACTTTCATACTTGACTTTTTATCCAAAAgcttatttttaaatttctctcATTTTCCCAGGACATCATCTATCAAAATGAAGACGTGCCACAGGTGCTGCTGGACTTCCTCCACGTCCGACACTTTCATACAGGAAACAAGATCAGCAGTATGGAGTAAGTCCTTCACTTCAGACTCCTCTATCTTCGCCCAGAGGTGTTGGACACGTTTCTATATTTAAATCCTCTATTTTTGGATTGAGGGCAATGCAGCAACATAATAAAACTtccaaaacattttctcacagcagagcagcagcaccggCTCTAAACCACAATATCCTGTAAAGTAGCtaaagagcaggagaaggaaAGATGTCGACTTTTAATGGTACATGTGTGTCCTGGTGTGTCTTCAAGTGGCGGccaaacatttgtctttttcaggtTTTGACGTAGAATCTAATCTCGAAAATGCAATGTTAGAGTTTTAAATCATCGTTTCTGTTTGGGCTACATGTCTCCATAGTGCTTCATTGAATATCTATAAATGTACAGGACATAACACAAATTTTAAAGAGAAATGTACAATAGGTTTCTGTATCTTGGTAAGTTGTATTTTACTCTTTCTTAAGAAATTTCTAACCAAAACTAAGCCACTTTCTGTACCAATTATCATAAAGCAGCCTCTGTAATCGGCCTTTTAGAGTTGTGAACTAGTGAGCTGTTTTTGACAGTCTTTTGCTCTAATTTCAGATCACTCGATGATCTGGAAAGTCGGGATTACAGGtacaatatttgtatttccaACTTCTCTCTAATTGTGTGGTAACAGTATATTGCTGTGCTGTGTACTTTCTCGTCTCTGCAACAGGATTAAAACTAATCTTACAGGGCTTCACGTAAACCTTTATTACAAAGAATCAGACCATTACAAAAATTCAGAAAATTCAAAAACATCAGGAAATCTAAATTTGTTTTGAGAAATATTTAAGAAAATGCAAAATGAGGTTAGTGATCTAATAGTGAAGGGTAACATATATTTAAGTTTAGGGGCAAAGACTCCAAATGGAGAGTCTGCCTTCATCTTCACTGGCACTGATGAGCCGACCTTAGAGACTCCACTTAACATGTGCACATAAATTGATTGGTTTGATTGTAGTTAAAGATCTTACTTACTGTTCAGTATCTTAcagtttgaaacattttaaattccaAGAGGTGTGAAATGGATGTATAATAATGAAATCATAATGTGAATCTATAATAAAAACTACTTACTAGCAACttctattactattattttaaGTAAATCTTGACACAGTCCATTTCTTGCTCTGTCCTGTTCCTCTGTatatcataaaaacatctgtgcCAGCATCAAGCGACTTTCTTCTTCTAGCATCCAAAGTACACCACAATTTGAAGTGCTTGTAGGGTAAAAGTTAATATTAGTATACATAACTTTACAGTTACTGGAGTATAATCTATAATATTCTATTTGTGTCTCCTCAGTTACTCGTTACCACATCAGCGAGTGTGTGGCTTTTTTGAGGATCCTTATCTCTCCGACCGCACATCAGGTAGGACTTCACACCATCTTGAGTCATTATCGAACATGTTAACATTGAGAGACAGCGACTGAATGTTTACCTCTGACAATGTCCTTGTCCACACAGTATAAACCCAGAGCTCTGTCTTGCAGATCTTCCAGACATTGTTGTGGATGGAGTTCTTCATGGTTTTTACCCACGGGATGTCCGGGTCAGCTTCACTGCCCCCACTTTCACAGAGCCTGACCCCACTGCTTCTATAGAGGCCTGAGATTATTACGTTGCGGTTAAGGAGAGTTTCGACAGATAACTGAATAGGCCTCCGTTTACAACCAGCAGGACCAGTTTTGTTTGGCTCCAGTGGGACCGAAAGCCATCACCCAGcctttgttgttgtggtgatgCTCAACCCATTGTGTCTTCAGCTGTTTGGGGATCTCATATTTAAGAGGACGACCAGAATTCCTCTTGAAAACTGGGCTGAAGAAGAAGTCAGACTCGCACAGTagattgtctctctctctctctctctgtgtgtgtgtgtgtgtgtgtgtgtgtgtgtgtgtgtgtgtgtgtgtgtgtgtgtgtgtgtgtgtgtgtgtgtgtgtgtgtgtgtgtgtgtgtgtgtgtgtgtgtgtgtgtgtgtgtgtgtgtgtacattagTTTAGCCATGAAggtcacacacaaactgattttAATCAGGCTGTGAAGCAATAAGCAAACAGAGCAGATTTGAAATGCACACAAGGTCTTTTGTGCATCTTACTGATACTGTACAGAtgtgaatttaattttaaaataaagttgtagTCTTAATTGAAGTTTATGGGGCACAGTTtacttttcttctgtgtttttttttttttttcaattcaattttcaaATATAGAAGCAGGGtatggtgaaaagaaaaaggttgCATTAAGTAAGGCTGTACTGTTTAGGTGTTAGGTCAAAATCAATCAGTCTTAAACGTATAATCATGGGTTTTATGGAGTTGGGATATATGAACATACCTTTTAAGAAAATCGTTTTATTTATGTGCAATCTATAATAAAGAATCAAACACATTGTCGAACAAGAGAACATTATTCCGTCTGAGAAATTGAAAGCTGCAAATATGACTGGATCTGAAACGTCCCGATccaatttttagtttttttcgtGAGAGACAACCCAGCACGGGCagaagcttttaatgtgaaataacaAACTATTGAAACTCTAGCAGAAAAGAATGAATCCATACAGGATCCATATCGTAAGAAGCTCATTGAGAATAGAAGTTTACTGGGCCTTTTATATGTGCTCACAGTGAGACTCAAAGATATCGCGTCCTTGAAAGGGAAACAATTCAGGAGTTTATGCAAAAATTGTGTAACAATTTATTCTTTGAACACACAAATGTTTCCTCA comes from the Hippoglossus stenolepis isolate QCI-W04-F060 chromosome 5, HSTE1.2, whole genome shotgun sequence genome and includes:
- the snx22 gene encoding sorting nexin-22, producing MVYQEDFPMIEVLIPSMEKEVDESGKSKKLFRVEVLFNERKHYVLRRSSEFQTLHRKLKKIIQTPDFPSKRNPHLRTKPVEQRRQELEDYVQDIIYQNEDVPQVLLDFLHVRHFHTGNKISSMESLDDLESRDYSYSLPHQRVCGFFEDPYLSDRTSDLPDIVVDGVLHGFYPRDVRVSFTAPTFTEPDPTASIEA